A region from the Oncorhynchus keta strain PuntledgeMale-10-30-2019 chromosome 5, Oket_V2, whole genome shotgun sequence genome encodes:
- the LOC127930378 gene encoding RING finger protein 222-like yields MTPLDGHQAEERDSQSQEDSECPVCYESLSGTERTLSCGHVFCHDCLVKTLVSINREGVIRDTIICPVCRHLTFIKKQQEVGDPLAPGKEAEEGGGQTLKVPVPPPAPGNPQHHHEARRASGHSSSPSDSSGLSWIVRRFRCISERCRSRRILSLITPDHRNSQIFIISAQGRPMSDEDAVSLDTMPVVLQPNRRRRRVKICTTARCLVVLLVIFTLMAMVAATLPWIILA; encoded by the coding sequence ATGACACCATTAGACGGACATCAAGCGGAGGAACGGGACTCGCAGAGCCAGGAGGACTCAGAGTGTCCCGTGTGTTATGAAAGTCTCTCCGGCACCGAGAGGACCCTGAGCTGCGGACACGTTTTCTGCCACGACTGTCTGGTCAAAACCTTGGTCAGTATCAACAGGGAGGGCGTCATCAGAGACACCATCATCTGTCCCGTCTGCCGACACCTGACTTTCATCAAGAAGCAACAGGAGGTTGGGGATCCTCTCGCCCCGGGGAAAGAGGCTGAGGAAGGAGGCGGGCAGACCTTGAAGGTTCCTGTCCCTCCACCAGCACCTGGTAACCCACAGCATCACCATGAAGCACGACGCGCGTCAGGGCATAGTAGCTCACCGTCTGATTCAAGTGGACTGAGTTGGATTGTGAGACGTTTTAGGTGTATTTCAGAGAGATGCAGGAGTCGACGGATACTGTCACTGATCACTCCCGACCACAGAAACTCTCAGATTTTCATCATCAGTGCCCAGGGCCGACCCATGTCTGATGAAGATGCGGTGAGCCTGGACACTATGCCTGTTGTTCTCCAACCCAACCGCAGGAGACGGCGCGTCAAGATTTGTACAACAGCACGTTGCTTGGTCGTTCTGCTGGTGATATTCACATTGATGGCAATGGTAGCTGCCACACTTCCTTGGATTATATTGGCATAG